The Flammeovirga agarivorans genomic sequence CATCATCATCATAGCTAAAGTAGTTAGCCCTACAATAATAGAATAGGGGTTCAAAAACATCCATAAGTTTGGTTCAATGGCATCAAAATTCTCATCCAAAGGAAAACCTTGTAAGACATTACCTAATACCACCCCTAACAGAAAAGCGATCATTGCACTTGAAATAGAGTAGGACACATCCCACATACTTCTCCACCATTTCATAGGTTCTTTACTTCTAAATTCTATTGAAATAGCTCTAAGAATTATAAACCAAATAAATAACATAAATGGTATGTACATGGCTGAGAATAATGTCGCATAGAAAACAGGGAAACCAGCAAATAGAGTTCCTCCTCCAATCACAAGCCATACTTCATTACCATCCCAGACTGGACCAACAGCATTTAATGCTATTCGTCTACTTTTATCATTATTGATAAATAAGTGCATAGCACCTGCTCCTAAATCGAAACCATCTAAGATTCCATATCCTGAAAATAATGCCCCTACTACAAGATACCAGAGCGTAGGGTAATCTAATCCTAAAAATGTCTCCATAATTAATCTTTTGAGTAGAAGTTATTAA encodes the following:
- the cydB gene encoding cytochrome d ubiquinol oxidase subunit II; translated protein: METFLGLDYPTLWYLVVGALFSGYGILDGFDLGAGAMHLFINNDKSRRIALNAVGPVWDGNEVWLVIGGGTLFAGFPVFYATLFSAMYIPFMLFIWFIILRAISIEFRSKEPMKWWRSMWDVSYSISSAMIAFLLGVVLGNVLQGFPLDENFDAIEPNLWMFLNPYSIIVGLTTLAMMMMHGAIYLSLKTEGKLFDHVVQMLEKCMIGFIIMYIIMSLYTLIFLPHLAERFKEYPELFILPVLAVLSIANIPRLAKKQKYLSAFVFSSLTFSLLLIMVAIQLYPSLLIATNDPANSLTIYNAAASEKGLELMLTIAAIGTPLVLTYTFIVYRVFWGKVKLDEHSY